Genomic DNA from Fimbriimonas ginsengisoli Gsoil 348:
GACTTTCTGGCTTCCCGTGCTTGGGTTCGTCGGGATGCTTGCCGGGTGCGTCCTTGCTTTTCAGGCCCTTAATCGAGTTAATAAAAATCTGTGACGGGCCATATGTTCGCGAAACGGGTGGCGGCGCTGGTGGCCGTGGCCGTTATCGTGTCCGCTGCCCTCGGGGGTTTGACCGGCGCGGCGGGAATGGTGCTCGGAATCATCGCTACTAGCGTGACAATTCTCGGCTGGTGGCCGCCAATCCGACTGCTTGGGACGGTGGCCGACGAGATCAGCGGGGCGGACCCCGATCTACCGAACCGCAAAGCGGCGACCCTGGGAACGTCTTACGTGGTGGTGATCTTCCTGGTCAAGATCCCGATCTTCCTGCTGCTTGGCCTTTTAGCCAGACACCTCGGCGGGGCGGCCGCCGCTTGCTTTTTAGGGGGGCTCGGTCTGGTATATTTTGTATTGATCTGGTGGCTTCTAACACGCGACCAGCGTGCCGCCTAGCTCCATATGCTCGATTTTCTACACATCGGAACGTCTCTTCTTGCCGCGGAGGAGATTCAGAACGAGGCGCCCAATCACGATCTCGTGAGGCTGTGGTTCTACATCATCCTCATGCTGGTGATCATGTTCGCGGTTCTCGCGAATGCGAAGTCCGGACTTAAAGAGAGAGTGTTCCGAAACCCGTTGACGGCGTGCGCGGAACAGTTGTTCCTGTTCATCGAGAACATGTGCATCGGCACGATCGGCTCGCACGGCCGCAAGTATCTGCCGATGATGATGACGTTTTGGCTGGTCATCTTCATCGGGAACCTGATGGCGCTGTTGCTGCCGTTCTCGCCGACCTCCAGTCTCAGCTTCAATCTCGGTATGGCCCTGATTTCCATCGGGTACGTACAGTACGAGGGAATCAAGGCAAACGGTTTCGGCCGGCATATCTCGCACTTCACCGGTCCGAAACTGACGGGCGCAATGGTGATCGTGTCCGCGATGATCTTCGTCATCGAGATCATCTCCGAGCTGATGAAGAATCTTTCGCTCAGTCTTCGACTGTACGGAAACATTCACGGCGGCCACGTCGCGGTCGAGTCGATGAACAAGCTCGGCGGAGGCTATATCCCGTTCGGAG
This window encodes:
- a CDS encoding F0F1 ATP synthase subunit A; protein product: MLDFLHIGTSLLAAEEIQNEAPNHDLVRLWFYIILMLVIMFAVLANAKSGLKERVFRNPLTACAEQLFLFIENMCIGTIGSHGRKYLPMMMTFWLVIFIGNLMALLLPFSPTSSLSFNLGMALISIGYVQYEGIKANGFGRHISHFTGPKLTGAMVIVSAMIFVIEIISELMKNLSLSLRLYGNIHGGHVAVESMNKLGGGYIPFGEFLLPIKLLTCLVQALIFTLLTCVYLSLVTHHEEDHGPQADNAAHAH